A window of Paenibacillus sp. 19GGS1-52 contains these coding sequences:
- a CDS encoding CbiX/SirB N-terminal domain-containing protein, which translates to MKPGVLIISHGSRDETWVSIVEEAVSGLSLREEIPVAVSFLELVEGRLIQDGIDELETTGVTDILVIPLFVSSGSTHVDEIEYALGAKPEPERETDLERFTVKARVHYGYPVDDDPDIAFMIWDKIRELSKEPEREMILLVGHGSVHKGFRQRWQQGISSLAERVREVSGIAAADYGLLNPDNIRSRVEYWQEQGYDVLVAPLFLSEGYFTKNVIPAKLKGLTYAYSGQTLLPHPLLPHWIEHQIETLLQRVLIEG; encoded by the coding sequence GTGAAGCCGGGCGTACTTATTATCAGTCACGGTTCCCGCGACGAAACTTGGGTTTCGATCGTTGAGGAAGCCGTTAGCGGTCTGTCGCTGCGGGAAGAAATTCCCGTGGCGGTTTCTTTTTTGGAGTTGGTAGAAGGCCGTTTGATTCAAGATGGAATAGATGAGCTGGAAACAACGGGGGTCACAGATATACTAGTGATCCCGTTGTTTGTTTCTTCGGGCAGTACCCATGTGGATGAAATAGAATATGCGCTCGGCGCAAAGCCTGAGCCTGAACGAGAAACAGATCTTGAACGGTTCACGGTAAAGGCGAGAGTTCATTATGGCTATCCGGTTGATGATGACCCGGATATTGCCTTCATGATCTGGGATAAGATTCGCGAGCTGTCCAAGGAACCAGAGCGGGAGATGATTCTGCTTGTAGGGCATGGCAGTGTGCACAAAGGCTTCCGGCAACGCTGGCAACAGGGCATTTCTTCATTGGCGGAACGCGTGCGTGAAGTGAGTGGAATCGCGGCTGCCGATTATGGTCTGTTGAATCCGGACAATATTAGAAGCCGAGTAGAGTATTGGCAAGAGCAGGGCTATGATGTACTGGTGGCTCCGCTTTTTTTGAGTGAAGGCTATTTCACTAAGAATGTGATCCCCGCTAAACTAAAAGGGCTGACCTATGCGTATTCCGGCCAGACTCTTTTACCACATCCGCTGCTGCCGCATTGGATAGAACACCAAATTGAGACACTCCTGCAACGGGTGCTAATCGAAGGATGA
- a CDS encoding EAL domain-containing protein: MSLSYVFSLVFFIAFAIYFILGIYIISINPKSMLNRLFFAACLSLSIWAFCFSIANSAQDYETALFWRRLTSLGWGTVYSLLLHFFLILTEKNKILKNKWLYVLLYFPAVVNVFAFGYSDIAKGQYKLINTAMGWVNVSANSWGDLYFNLYYVFFTLAGLVVLWNWGKKSKDPVKKKQAYLFISSYSIAMILGSMTDVIVNTYTSFTVPQMAPVIVLLPTTAIFYAIKRYGLMGQEKSDRAEPGKILSEVNMDKFINIMSFVYIIGGMLNFTAQYFFNQKLPNFNSVLLFSFFFFIIGAVLLIIKFLPMNADLKEFLFIFIMLVSILLIAINFIDSASITVWAAPFIIVMLSVLFNKRFMIFWVGVSILATQIYIWVRVPKAMVPVDGSDYLARIGILSITLWLAYFVNRVYIQRLEENEVQIRFQKMISQISGDFVKVTELDLDEKINKLLELSGEHFQVDRTFFISLTEHQKTYEWCNEGVESGIDIIPKLTGERFPWWMNERLNTDVVNITDVEMLPPEAGAEKEMFKDHKMKSLISITVRNKGKILGLLFLASVKVARTLGENHQELLRILANLLSDALVKVEAEKEIGYMAFYDDLTGFPNYTLFKKQLEQSIQSSRGTDNLIAVLFIDLDSFKSVNDTIGHLGGDEMLIQVACRLSGCLRQHDTVSRFGGDEFLIKLTEINRLEDIRKIAEKIMRAIALPVIVKGQEFFITASAGIAVYPADGESTEELIKNADLAMYASKEKGKNQYTVCSLAMKEEVLKKTQLTNSLYRALERNELVLYYQPQVSVLTKEIVGLEALIRWNHPDLGMISPATFIPLAEQTGLIIRIGQWVLETACRQNKEWQVLGLPPIRMAVNLSVVQFQDRNLLSIIDRTLSETGLESKYLELEITESAAADGDDYIVHVLHELKELGVTISVDDFGSGYSSLSRLKSLPVDRIKIDMQFVRGISTGNKDEAIAKTIIQLAKNLNLNVIAEGVETESQFEFFNKYMCDEIQGYFFYKPMPASEIEAILEGTCPGAN, encoded by the coding sequence ATGTCATTATCATATGTTTTTTCTTTAGTTTTTTTTATTGCTTTTGCCATCTATTTTATTTTGGGAATATACATCATATCCATCAATCCTAAAAGCATGTTAAACCGACTCTTTTTTGCAGCCTGTCTATCACTTTCGATATGGGCATTTTGTTTTTCTATTGCCAATTCGGCACAGGATTATGAGACTGCTTTATTTTGGCGCAGATTGACTTCATTGGGTTGGGGAACCGTATATAGTTTACTACTGCATTTTTTTCTTATTTTGACAGAGAAGAACAAAATTCTGAAAAACAAATGGCTTTATGTGCTATTGTATTTTCCAGCGGTAGTGAACGTTTTTGCTTTTGGTTATAGTGATATAGCAAAGGGACAGTACAAGCTGATTAATACTGCGATGGGCTGGGTTAATGTTTCGGCGAACAGCTGGGGCGATCTGTATTTTAACCTATATTATGTTTTTTTTACCCTTGCGGGGTTGGTGGTACTCTGGAATTGGGGAAAAAAGTCGAAAGACCCCGTAAAGAAAAAGCAGGCCTATCTCTTTATATCCTCATATAGCATAGCCATGATATTGGGATCCATGACAGATGTGATTGTGAATACATATACATCGTTTACAGTTCCTCAAATGGCACCTGTGATTGTGCTTTTACCCACAACAGCTATTTTTTATGCCATTAAACGGTATGGATTAATGGGTCAAGAAAAAAGTGATAGAGCTGAACCAGGGAAGATATTAAGTGAAGTCAACATGGATAAATTCATTAATATCATGTCTTTTGTGTATATCATTGGAGGGATGTTGAATTTTACAGCACAGTATTTTTTCAATCAAAAACTTCCCAATTTCAACTCTGTTTTATTATTTAGTTTTTTCTTTTTTATTATAGGAGCAGTATTACTAATCATTAAATTTCTACCAATGAATGCAGATCTCAAAGAATTCTTATTTATTTTTATTATGTTAGTATCCATCCTTCTGATCGCGATTAACTTTATTGATTCTGCAAGTATCACGGTATGGGCGGCACCCTTTATTATTGTGATGCTGTCGGTTCTTTTCAATAAACGGTTTATGATTTTTTGGGTAGGCGTTTCAATTCTAGCTACCCAAATATATATTTGGGTGAGAGTGCCGAAAGCAATGGTCCCGGTTGATGGTTCCGATTATCTTGCTAGGATTGGTATTTTAAGTATAACCCTTTGGCTGGCCTATTTTGTCAACCGGGTATACATCCAACGTCTTGAAGAAAATGAAGTTCAAATCAGGTTTCAGAAGATGATTTCTCAAATTTCTGGTGACTTTGTTAAGGTTACAGAATTAGACTTGGATGAAAAAATTAATAAGTTGTTAGAGCTGAGTGGAGAGCACTTTCAAGTAGATCGAACTTTTTTCATTAGTTTAACTGAACATCAAAAAACTTATGAATGGTGCAATGAAGGCGTTGAATCCGGGATTGATATCATTCCAAAGTTGACCGGAGAAAGATTCCCCTGGTGGATGAACGAGAGATTAAACACTGACGTGGTCAATATAACAGACGTGGAAATGCTGCCACCAGAAGCTGGAGCAGAAAAAGAAATGTTCAAAGATCATAAGATGAAGTCGCTGATCTCCATTACTGTAAGAAATAAAGGGAAAATCCTGGGTCTTTTGTTCTTAGCATCAGTCAAGGTGGCAAGGACGTTGGGGGAAAATCATCAGGAGTTGCTGAGAATACTGGCCAATTTATTGTCAGATGCGCTGGTAAAGGTGGAAGCCGAAAAAGAAATCGGCTATATGGCGTTTTATGACGATTTGACAGGCTTTCCAAATTACACCTTGTTTAAGAAACAGTTGGAACAGTCGATCCAATCATCTAGGGGAACCGATAATCTCATTGCTGTTCTTTTCATTGATCTGGATTCTTTTAAATCAGTCAATGACACCATAGGCCATCTTGGTGGAGATGAGATGCTAATACAGGTGGCATGTAGGCTATCTGGGTGTTTGCGACAACATGATACGGTTTCGCGTTTTGGTGGAGATGAATTTTTGATAAAGCTTACTGAAATTAATCGATTAGAAGACATTAGAAAGATTGCTGAAAAGATCATGAGAGCGATTGCTCTGCCCGTGATTGTCAAAGGCCAGGAATTTTTCATTACGGCCAGTGCGGGTATTGCAGTATATCCTGCAGATGGCGAAAGTACAGAAGAGTTGATTAAAAATGCCGATCTGGCGATGTATGCTTCGAAAGAAAAGGGGAAGAATCAGTACACCGTATGCTCACTAGCCATGAAAGAAGAAGTGTTGAAAAAAACGCAACTGACAAACAGTCTGTATAGGGCATTGGAAAGAAATGAATTAGTGCTCTACTATCAGCCACAGGTTAGTGTATTAACAAAAGAAATCGTGGGTCTTGAAGCTTTGATCCGTTGGAATCATCCGGATTTAGGGATGATTTCACCGGCTACATTTATTCCTTTGGCAGAGCAAACCGGACTGATCATCCGCATTGGCCAATGGGTTCTCGAGACAGCATGCCGACAGAATAAGGAGTGGCAGGTTCTGGGGCTACCGCCTATACGAATGGCAGTGAATCTATCCGTTGTACAGTTCCAAGATCGGAATCTACTCAGCATTATTGACAGAACACTTAGTGAAACTGGTTTGGAATCGAAATATCTTGAATTGGAAATAACTGAAAGCGCTGCGGCTGATGGAGATGACTATATTGTCCATGTGCTTCATGAACTGAAGGAGCTAGGAGTGACCATTTCAGTTGATGATTTCGGATCAGGTTATTCTTCTTTAAGCAGATTAAAGTCATTGCCTGTAGATCGAATCAAAATTGACATGCAGTTTGTACGGGGCATTTCAACAGGTAACAAAGATGAAGCTATAGCAAAGACTATCATTCAATTAGCTAAAAATTTAAACCTTAATGTGATTGCCGAAGGGGTTGAAACAGAATCTCAGTTTGAATTTTTCAATAAATATATGTGTGATGAGATTCAAGGGTATTTCTTTTATAAACCTATGCCTGCGTCAGAAATAGAGGCGATTTTGGAGGGTACATGTCCTGGAGCAAATTGA
- a CDS encoding tyrosine protein kinase, translating to MPDHYYNHSRRGHRSLAEPFNTSPYPGISPYVQAPIPGETGIFPAYGAGATSTALAVPEAAEAVTSKAGGLLGNLGGLGNLANMDQLKGFIDRMGGIDGIVSSMGKVQKVMSGFQQMAPMVKLVMGGFGKGAAAGALAAGALAAEEDAALYKPNRRKKRRSTPQRRKSSPPSRRRSTPTSGKRRRK from the coding sequence ATGCCTGATCATTACTACAATCATTCCCGCCGGGGCCATCGTTCGCTGGCCGAGCCGTTTAATACATCACCCTATCCCGGCATCAGTCCATACGTGCAGGCGCCAATCCCTGGGGAAACTGGAATATTCCCTGCTTATGGAGCAGGAGCTACCAGTACTGCACTGGCAGTACCTGAAGCAGCCGAAGCTGTAACCTCCAAAGCTGGCGGACTGCTTGGAAATCTTGGCGGACTCGGCAATCTCGCGAATATGGATCAGCTTAAAGGTTTTATCGACCGTATGGGCGGTATTGACGGAATCGTGAGCTCCATGGGCAAGGTACAAAAGGTGATGTCCGGCTTTCAGCAAATGGCGCCTATGGTCAAGCTCGTAATGGGCGGCTTCGGTAAAGGCGCAGCCGCGGGCGCATTGGCAGCAGGGGCTCTGGCAGCTGAAGAAGATGCAGCTCTGTATAAACCCAATCGCCGTAAAAAAAGACGCTCTACACCGCAGCGCCGCAAGTCTTCCCCGCCAAGTCGCCGGCGTTCCACTCCAACCTCTGGCAAGCGCCGCCGCAAATAA
- a CDS encoding YerC/YecD family TrpR-related protein, whose translation MQLKKLDDRSIDQLFEAVLTLKNMEECYVFFDDLCTVNEIQSLSQRLEVARMLGKGSTYNQIEAETGASTATISRVKRCLNYGNDGYKLTLERLGR comes from the coding sequence ATGCAGCTGAAAAAGCTAGACGATAGAAGTATTGACCAATTATTCGAAGCCGTCTTGACATTGAAAAATATGGAAGAATGTTATGTCTTCTTTGATGATTTATGCACAGTGAACGAAATTCAATCACTCTCGCAGCGGCTCGAAGTAGCACGTATGCTGGGTAAAGGTTCCACCTATAACCAGATCGAAGCAGAAACAGGAGCGAGCACAGCGACCATTTCACGTGTGAAGCGTTGCCTGAATTATGGTAATGACGGTTATAAACTAACGCTAGAACGTCTGGGACGATAA
- a CDS encoding diacylglycerol kinase produces the protein MKTARLIYNPTSGREEMKKRLADILDRLDIGGIEASCHATTGEGDATAAAADAVERGYDMIIAAGGDGTLNEVINGMAEKPNLPPLGVLPLGTTNDFARAMGIPKNWEDSCDLVLRNEMRMIDLGKANDRYFINIAGGGSLTELTYEVPSRLKTMMGQLAYYLKGIEKMASLSPQELVIRANGQEMIHGEFMLFLIANTNSVGGFEKLAPDARIDDGLFDVIALKKCTLPEFIRLVRLALSGKHLKDKKVIHFRTDAMEVTSPGPVQLNLDGELGGTLPGYFQVLPHHLQVFAQNN, from the coding sequence ATGAAAACTGCGAGATTGATATATAATCCCACTTCTGGACGGGAAGAAATGAAGAAGCGGCTCGCCGATATTCTGGACCGGCTTGATATAGGCGGTATTGAAGCCTCCTGCCATGCAACAACTGGTGAGGGCGATGCCACAGCAGCGGCTGCAGATGCGGTAGAACGTGGTTACGATATGATTATAGCTGCTGGTGGCGATGGTACATTGAATGAGGTTATTAATGGTATGGCGGAGAAGCCGAATCTTCCCCCACTTGGCGTATTGCCGCTCGGCACAACCAATGATTTCGCGCGGGCCATGGGTATTCCAAAGAACTGGGAGGATTCCTGTGATCTAGTTCTCCGCAATGAGATGCGTATGATTGACCTCGGCAAAGCCAACGATCGTTACTTCATTAATATAGCTGGTGGTGGCAGTCTGACTGAGCTAACCTACGAAGTACCCAGCAGACTGAAGACAATGATGGGCCAGCTTGCCTATTATTTAAAAGGCATTGAGAAAATGGCCAGCTTATCTCCTCAGGAGCTAGTGATCCGTGCCAATGGGCAGGAGATGATTCATGGCGAGTTCATGCTGTTTCTAATCGCCAATACGAATTCAGTAGGTGGATTTGAGAAGCTTGCTCCCGATGCTCGTATCGATGATGGACTATTCGATGTTATTGCGCTCAAGAAATGTACTCTTCCCGAGTTCATCCGTTTAGTTAGGCTGGCCCTGAGTGGCAAGCATTTAAAGGATAAAAAAGTAATCCATTTCCGCACCGATGCGATGGAAGTTACTTCTCCAGGGCCAGTTCAGTTGAACCTGGATGGTGAGTTAGGCGGCACTCTGCCTGGTTACTTCCAGGTTCTTCCGCATCATTTGCAGGTTTTTGCCCAGAATAATTAA
- a CDS encoding InlB B-repeat-containing protein, with product MKNVHTRKRITAVLMSFVLVFLLMIQIFIGVGTAYATPASKAWFDITGGFNSPAGVAVSSDGTVYVADADSDRIKKLPSGSSTWEDITGLGGFNYPCGVAVSSDGTVYVTDTNNQKIKKLPSGSSTWEDITGSGGFSYSVGVSVSSDGTVYVTDTYNHQIKKLPSGSSTWEDITGSGGFFYPRGVSVSSDGTVYVADTYNHQIKKLPSGGSTWEDITGSGGFNYPYGVSVSSDGIVYVADTVNHQIKKLLSGSSIWEDITGSGGFSYPRGVSVSSDGTVYVADTDHNKIKKLLSVYTVSFDSGEGSTVDAQTVFENGHAKLPSAPSKTYYTFGGWYTDTHLTVLFDFATNVITADQTLYAKWAPINYAVSFEVDGGSAIANVNADYNTAITAPTAPTKANYSFGGWYKESALTNTWDFATEKVIGNTTLYAKWAPINYAVSFEVDGGSAIANVNADYNTAITAPIPPTKANYSFGGWYKESALTNTWDFATEKVIGNTTLYAKWAPINYAVSFEVDGGSAIANVNADYNTAITAPIPPTKANYSFGGWYKESALTNTWDFATEKVIGNTTLYAKWTLNNSSNNGGGGSTPPTVPTATPAATVIPTPVPTPTLKPFYNEKVNIDVIKALVEKTIYATAVTFKDVPKDSPTAKAIELATKLGIVKGYADASFHANSTITRAEFATILVKVLGLKSEGDSSFKDTKGHWAADAIAILESNGIIKGYMDGTFKPNQTISRAEIVAMLSKVINTTLVKSAKFNDVAGHWAEAEIDTLSDMGIVEGAMDGSFKPNASATRFESLLMVLRMLNISLGLSLDIE from the coding sequence ATGAAAAACGTACACACCAGGAAGAGAATAACCGCAGTACTGATGAGTTTCGTACTGGTTTTCCTTCTGATGATCCAGATCTTTATAGGAGTGGGAACTGCCTATGCAACACCAGCATCCAAAGCTTGGTTTGATATCACGGGAGGATTTAACTCTCCGGCGGGAGTGGCAGTAAGCAGTGACGGCACAGTATATGTGGCTGATGCTGATAGTGATAGAATTAAAAAACTACCGAGCGGAAGCAGTACATGGGAAGACATTACCGGATTGGGGGGATTTAATTATCCGTGTGGTGTGGCAGTAAGCAGTGACGGCACAGTGTATGTGACTGATACTAATAATCAGAAAATTAAAAAACTGCCGAGCGGAAGCAGTACATGGGAAGACATCACCGGATCGGGAGGATTTTCCTATTCGGTGGGTGTGTCAGTAAGCAGTGACGGCACAGTGTATGTGACTGATACTTATAATCATCAAATTAAAAAACTGCCGAGCGGAAGCAGTACATGGGAAGACATCACCGGATCGGGAGGATTTTTCTATCCGCGTGGTGTGTCAGTAAGCAGTGACGGCACAGTGTATGTGGCTGATACTTATAATCATCAAATTAAAAAACTGCCAAGTGGAGGCAGTACATGGGAGGACATCACTGGATCGGGGGGATTTAATTATCCGTATGGTGTGTCAGTAAGCAGTGACGGCATAGTATATGTGGCTGATACTGTTAATCACCAAATTAAAAAACTGCTGAGCGGAAGCAGTATATGGGAAGACATCACTGGATCGGGGGGATTTAGTTACCCGCGTGGTGTGTCTGTAAGTAGTGACGGCACAGTGTATGTGGCTGATACTGATCATAACAAAATTAAAAAACTGTTGAGTGTATATACAGTAAGCTTTGATAGTGGTGAGGGGTCGACAGTAGATGCTCAGACTGTGTTCGAAAACGGTCATGCTAAATTGCCATCCGCTCCTAGCAAGACGTACTACACGTTTGGAGGGTGGTACACCGACACCCATCTGACAGTACTATTTGACTTTGCAACAAACGTCATTACAGCGGATCAAACGTTGTATGCAAAGTGGGCACCAATTAACTACGCAGTCAGCTTTGAAGTAGACGGAGGCAGCGCAATAGCGAATGTGAACGCTGACTATAACACTGCGATCACTGCACCAACGGCACCAACGAAAGCGAATTACAGCTTTGGGGGCTGGTATAAGGAATCCGCTTTAACGAATACGTGGGACTTTGCCACAGAAAAGGTGATTGGCAATACGACGTTGTATGCAAAGTGGGCGCCAATTAACTACGCAGTCAGCTTTGAAGTAGACGGAGGCAGCGCAATAGCGAATGTGAACGCTGACTATAACACTGCGATCACTGCACCAATTCCACCAACGAAAGCAAATTACAGCTTTGGGGGCTGGTATAAGGAATCCGCTCTAACGAATACGTGGGACTTTGCCACAGAAAAGGTGATTGGCAATACGACGTTGTATGCAAAGTGGGCGCCAATTAACTACGCAGTCAGCTTTGAAGTAGACGGAGGCAGCGCAATAGCGAATGTGAACGCTGACTATAACACTGCGATCACTGCACCAATTCCACCAACGAAAGCAAATTACAGCTTTGGGGGCTGGTATAAGGAATCCGCTCTAACGAATACGTGGGACTTTGCCACAGAAAAGGTGATTGGCAATACGACGTTGTATGCGAAATGGACGCTTAATAACTCATCCAACAATGGCGGTGGCGGTTCAACACCACCAACAGTTCCAACTGCAACGCCTGCAGCAACTGTAATACCTACGCCTGTACCAACACCAACTCTTAAGCCATTCTACAACGAGAAGGTAAATATCGATGTAATTAAGGCTCTAGTAGAAAAAACAATCTACGCAACTGCAGTAACATTTAAGGATGTGCCCAAAGATTCCCCAACAGCTAAAGCAATTGAGTTAGCAACTAAACTTGGGATCGTTAAGGGGTATGCGGATGCTTCATTTCATGCAAATTCTACGATAACTAGAGCAGAGTTTGCGACAATATTAGTTAAAGTACTGGGTTTAAAGTCAGAAGGTGATTCCAGTTTTAAGGATACCAAAGGCCATTGGGCGGCAGATGCAATTGCTATATTAGAATCAAACGGGATAATAAAGGGTTACATGGATGGAACATTTAAACCGAATCAAACGATCTCCAGAGCGGAAATAGTGGCTATGCTTTCAAAAGTAATCAATACTACTTTAGTAAAAAGTGCTAAGTTCAATGATGTTGCGGGTCACTGGGCAGAGGCTGAGATTGATACGTTATCTGATATGGGTATTGTAGAAGGTGCAATGGATGGTTCATTCAAACCAAATGCTAGTGCTACGAGATTTGAGTCGTTACTCATGGTTTTACGTATGCTAAATATCAGTCTTGGTCTTTCGTTAGATATAGAGTAG
- the rlmD gene encoding 23S rRNA (uracil(1939)-C(5))-methyltransferase RlmD, which produces MSKHRSSRSTSRRESTAPVAGLPVNKNDEVMLDIIGMTHEGEGVGRVEGYTLFVHGALPGEKVRAKVLKTKKQYGYAKLLQIVEASGDRIAPPCEIYDQCGGCQLQHMDYSAQLAWKRQLVVDNLQRIGKLTVAETLVGSRQEANGSTGNASETANVVETPLHSGTSLASGEQVAQTGILVRPTLGMTEPWRYRNKAQVPIGASEDGLVGGFYARGSHRIIDMKTCLIQHESNDDVLRQVKAIGRKLGISAYDEESGKGLLRHVVVKVAFRTGEMMIVLVTNGDRMPHTDEWIAEIRRALPAVTSICQNVNTGQTNVIFGDLTRTLWDNDVIYDYIGDVKFAISARSFYQVNPPQTEVLYGKTVEYAGLTGNETVIDAYCGIGTISLFLAQHAKQVYGVEIVPEAIEDARANALLNGMSNVVFEVGASEDVIPNWKEQGITADVIVVDPPRKGCDPRLLETILAMKPERVVYVSCNPSTLARDLRVLEDGGYRTVEVTPVDMFPWTVHVESVALLVRNVVANK; this is translated from the coding sequence ATGAGTAAACACCGCAGTAGCCGCAGCACCAGCCGCCGGGAGAGCACGGCGCCTGTAGCCGGACTGCCTGTAAATAAGAATGACGAGGTTATGCTCGATATTATCGGCATGACTCACGAAGGCGAAGGGGTAGGCCGCGTTGAAGGCTATACTCTTTTTGTGCATGGTGCCCTGCCCGGTGAAAAGGTCCGGGCCAAGGTGCTCAAGACGAAGAAGCAGTACGGCTACGCCAAGCTGTTGCAAATAGTAGAAGCAAGTGGCGACCGCATCGCGCCGCCCTGCGAGATCTATGACCAGTGCGGCGGCTGCCAGCTGCAGCATATGGACTATTCTGCCCAACTGGCGTGGAAACGCCAACTGGTGGTGGACAACCTGCAGCGGATCGGCAAGCTGACCGTTGCAGAAACGCTGGTTGGTAGTCGGCAAGAGGCTAACGGCAGCACGGGGAATGCTTCGGAGACGGCGAACGTAGTGGAGACTCCACTGCATTCTGGAACTTCACTTGCTTCGGGAGAACAGGTGGCTCAGACTGGCATTCTTGTCCGGCCTACGCTCGGCATGACTGAGCCTTGGCGTTACCGCAACAAGGCCCAAGTGCCAATTGGCGCCAGCGAAGACGGCTTAGTCGGCGGATTCTATGCCCGAGGTAGTCACCGGATCATAGATATGAAGACCTGTCTCATTCAGCATGAGAGTAATGATGACGTTCTTCGCCAAGTGAAAGCCATCGGCCGCAAGCTCGGAATCTCAGCTTACGACGAAGAATCCGGCAAAGGCCTGCTGCGCCATGTTGTGGTGAAGGTCGCCTTCCGCACCGGTGAAATGATGATTGTACTCGTCACAAACGGTGACCGTATGCCGCACACTGACGAATGGATCGCAGAAATTCGCCGTGCACTCCCGGCTGTAACAAGCATCTGCCAGAACGTGAATACTGGGCAGACGAACGTAATCTTTGGAGACCTTACACGTACCCTTTGGGATAACGATGTAATCTATGACTATATAGGCGACGTGAAATTCGCTATTTCCGCCCGATCTTTCTACCAAGTGAATCCGCCTCAGACCGAGGTCCTTTACGGCAAAACCGTAGAGTATGCGGGACTTACAGGTAATGAAACGGTAATCGATGCTTATTGTGGGATTGGTACAATTTCGTTATTCCTAGCGCAGCATGCCAAGCAGGTCTACGGTGTGGAGATCGTGCCAGAAGCGATTGAAGATGCCCGCGCTAATGCCTTGTTAAACGGCATGAGTAACGTAGTATTCGAGGTAGGAGCATCAGAGGATGTAATCCCGAACTGGAAAGAGCAGGGGATCACAGCCGATGTAATCGTGGTAGACCCGCCTCGCAAGGGCTGCGACCCGCGGCTATTAGAGACCATTCTAGCGATGAAGCCGGAGCGGGTGGTGTATGTATCTTGTAATCCATCCACCCTCGCAAGGGACTTACGGGTGTTGGAGGATGGCGGATACAGAACCGTCGAGGTGACGCCGGTGGATATGTTCCCGTGGACGGTGCATGTGGAGTCGGTGGCGTTGTTGGTGAGGAATGTTGTAGCCAACAAATAA
- the corA gene encoding magnesium/cobalt transporter CorA — protein MIRTMAVTHKGEVLLGMPLMDIQLDKYAWIWADFSTPTEEETLLLDQYFHFHPLAIEDCMHILQRPKLDYYENVQFFVLHALNDRTLEAEEIDLFLSEKFLVSYHHQEKTEMNEAWEQVKSEIHSRKGWSGGPMAAGYRVMDKLVDKYFPSLYSIEDELADLESRGSSQSVEDLMRQVFDVRGRLLKLRRTIVPMRDLMYRIVNSQHVQSNGEERIYFGDIYDHLLKLTDMIEVDREMTADLRDSYISLNSNRMNSIMKTLTVITTVFMPLTLIAGIYGMNFRVMPELDWHYGYFGVLLLMLGLGTGMFRWFRRSGWFK, from the coding sequence ATGATACGTACTATGGCGGTAACACATAAGGGTGAGGTTCTATTGGGAATGCCGCTGATGGATATCCAACTGGACAAGTATGCCTGGATCTGGGCAGACTTTTCTACACCTACGGAAGAGGAGACATTACTGCTAGACCAGTATTTTCATTTTCATCCTTTGGCAATTGAAGATTGTATGCATATTTTGCAGCGTCCGAAGCTCGATTATTATGAGAATGTGCAATTTTTCGTCCTACATGCCTTGAATGACCGCACGCTTGAGGCGGAAGAGATTGACCTGTTCCTGAGTGAGAAATTCCTGGTATCTTACCACCATCAGGAAAAAACAGAGATGAATGAAGCCTGGGAACAGGTGAAAAGTGAAATACATAGCCGCAAAGGATGGTCGGGTGGGCCGATGGCTGCAGGTTATAGAGTGATGGATAAACTGGTAGATAAGTATTTTCCAAGCCTCTACAGCATTGAAGATGAGTTGGCTGATCTGGAGAGCAGAGGCAGCAGTCAGTCGGTGGAAGATCTGATGAGACAGGTATTCGATGTACGTGGGCGGCTGTTGAAGCTGCGTCGGACGATTGTGCCGATGCGGGACTTGATGTACCGGATTGTCAATTCACAGCATGTTCAGAGCAATGGTGAGGAACGGATCTATTTTGGCGATATTTATGACCATCTATTGAAGCTAACGGATATGATCGAGGTCGACCGTGAAATGACTGCCGATCTGCGTGATAGCTACATCTCACTCAATTCCAACCGGATGAATTCCATAATGAAGACACTAACTGTGATTACCACGGTATTCATGCCCCTGACGCTTATTGCCGGGATTTATGGGATGAACTTCAGAGTGATGCCTGAGCTGGATTGGCATTATGGTTACTTTGGGGTGCTACTGCTAATGCTCGGGTTAGGTACTGGCATGTTTCGATGGTTTCGGCGGAGCGGCTGGTTTAAGTAA